In a genomic window of Streptomyces pristinaespiralis:
- a CDS encoding aspartate-semialdehyde dehydrogenase: MTLVTDPAAPRIAIVGATGVVGNTLIELIEERGLHYREMHLVASARSAGRELMVDGRPYAVQDLEDFDFGRADIAFFSAGTPVSTEWVPVAAAKGTLVIDNTNAFRMDPDTPLVVPQVNAHVLERRPLSGIVANPNCSTIPLVRVLQPVEHRWGIRQVVASTYQAASGQGHHGIEELLEGTELALRDPDAELPAERFKPPLAFNVVPSIDRLLDTGFTLEEQKMLQESRKILDRPHLDLTATCVRVPVVNSHSEAVWVEAGAPVDRKELVGLLAALPEVTVHDAENPAAFPTPLRAGHPDHVHVGRIRVSPDNPRGFWLWLVSDNLRVGAALNAIQVAEHVLRHGFMAGGTR; encoded by the coding sequence ATGACGCTCGTCACCGACCCAGCAGCCCCACGCATCGCCATCGTCGGTGCGACGGGAGTGGTGGGCAACACCCTCATCGAGCTGATCGAGGAGAGGGGGCTGCACTACCGCGAGATGCATCTGGTGGCCTCGGCCCGCAGCGCCGGACGGGAGCTGATGGTGGACGGCCGGCCGTACGCCGTCCAGGACCTGGAGGACTTCGACTTCGGCCGGGCCGACATCGCCTTCTTCTCCGCCGGCACCCCGGTCAGCACCGAGTGGGTGCCCGTCGCGGCCGCCAAGGGCACGCTCGTGATCGACAACACCAACGCCTTCCGCATGGACCCGGACACCCCCCTGGTGGTCCCGCAGGTCAACGCCCATGTGCTGGAACGGCGTCCGCTGAGCGGCATCGTCGCCAACCCCAACTGCTCCACCATCCCGCTGGTGCGCGTGCTGCAACCGGTCGAGCACCGCTGGGGCATCCGCCAGGTGGTGGCCAGCACCTACCAGGCCGCCTCCGGCCAGGGCCACCACGGCATCGAGGAGCTGCTGGAGGGCACCGAACTGGCGCTGCGCGACCCGGACGCCGAGCTGCCGGCCGAGCGCTTCAAGCCGCCGCTCGCCTTCAACGTGGTCCCCTCCATCGACCGGCTCCTGGACACCGGGTTCACCCTGGAGGAGCAGAAGATGCTCCAGGAGTCGCGGAAGATCCTCGACAGGCCCCATCTGGACCTCACCGCCACCTGCGTCCGCGTGCCCGTGGTCAACTCCCACTCGGAGGCGGTCTGGGTGGAGGCGGGCGCGCCGGTCGACCGCAAGGAACTCGTCGGCCTGCTGGCCGCGCTGCCCGAGGTCACCGTGCACGACGCGGAGAACCCGGCCGCCTTCCCGACCCCGCTGAGGGCCGGGCACCCCGACCACGTGCACGTCGGCCGGATCCGGGTGTCCCCGGACAATCCGCGCGGCTTCTGGCTCTGGCTGGTCTCCGACAACCTCCGCGTCGGCGCCGCGCTCAACGCCATCCAGGTGGC
- a CDS encoding DMT family transporter: MTNEAVTAAARQRRGAVQLIAAMGLSGTLGVFVLESGASSFNVVFFRCLFGALALAAYCLFRGYLKNTRLTRGTLALAALGGVFIVFNWVLLFDAYSRTSISVATVVYHTQPFYVVLLGALLFKERLDRYRAGWIAAAFAGVVLVADLPGADLGGSEGYLLGVGEALVAALFYAFATVIAKRLTTLRPEVTALVQVLVGIPLLLPFTRLGDTAGLDARWGWLVGLGVIHTCVMYILLYSSYQKLATDRIAVLSFVYPAVAILVDLTVYGHRIDALQALGVVLIAAAALAVNLGRLPLPPGGRRRTAGEAGPTAPPKAEAVRR; encoded by the coding sequence ATGACCAACGAGGCCGTGACGGCCGCAGCCCGGCAGCGCAGAGGCGCCGTCCAGCTCATCGCGGCCATGGGGCTGTCGGGGACGCTGGGTGTGTTCGTCCTGGAGTCCGGCGCCTCCTCCTTCAACGTGGTGTTCTTCCGCTGCCTCTTCGGAGCCCTCGCCCTGGCCGCGTACTGCCTCTTCCGCGGCTACCTGAAGAACACCCGGCTGACCCGGGGCACCCTCGCGCTCGCGGCGCTCGGCGGCGTGTTCATCGTCTTCAACTGGGTGCTGCTGTTCGACGCGTACAGCCGTACGTCGATATCCGTGGCCACCGTCGTCTACCACACCCAGCCGTTCTACGTGGTGCTGCTGGGAGCGCTCCTCTTCAAGGAACGGCTCGACCGGTACCGCGCCGGCTGGATCGCCGCCGCCTTCGCCGGCGTGGTGCTCGTGGCGGACCTGCCCGGCGCCGACCTCGGCGGCAGCGAGGGCTATCTGCTGGGCGTCGGCGAGGCTCTGGTGGCGGCCCTCTTCTACGCCTTCGCCACGGTCATCGCCAAACGGCTGACCACGCTGCGCCCCGAAGTCACCGCTCTCGTCCAGGTGCTGGTCGGCATCCCGCTGCTGCTGCCGTTCACACGGCTCGGCGACACCGCGGGTCTCGACGCCCGCTGGGGCTGGCTCGTCGGCCTCGGCGTGATCCACACCTGCGTGATGTACATCCTTCTGTACTCCTCGTACCAGAAGCTGGCCACCGACCGGATCGCGGTGCTGTCCTTCGTGTATCCGGCGGTGGCCATCCTCGTGGACCTCACCGTCTACGGGCACCGCATCGACGCCCTCCAGGCCCTCGGCGTCGTGCTGATCGCCGCGGCGGCCCTCGCCGTGAACCTCGGCCGGCTGCCCCTGCCGCCCGGCGGGCGCCGCCGGACGGCCGGGGAAGCCGGCCCCACCGCCCCGCCGAAGGCAGAGGCGGTGCGTCGATGA
- a CDS encoding amino acid ABC transporter substrate-binding protein, translated as MNRPATTATLRSAKVRGAVRVAVSQGVRGLSLRTPAGRWTGLDTDIARAVAAAALEDAEAIDWVPVRATDRLRTLESGRADLTVCNLTWTMGREATGAVLFAGITCYDGEGFLVRAADGLADPADLAGRRLAVHNGCTTVVNLESWYGPLGLEVEPVGFDDPADALAAYACGDCAAYVLDRTALAGARACLPRPQDHRILPVSISREPMAAAVHEADPHWFRLVRWVLQLLVAAEHEGPEAAARLAGPHGPSAGLDEKWADRVLSAVGTYGDVYERNLGAASGLDVPRGVNELWTAGGLHYAVPLH; from the coding sequence ATGAACCGCCCGGCCACCACCGCCACCCTCCGGTCCGCCAAGGTCCGCGGGGCAGTGCGCGTCGCCGTGTCCCAGGGCGTCCGCGGCCTGTCGCTGCGCACGCCCGCCGGGCGGTGGACGGGGCTCGACACGGACATCGCCCGGGCCGTCGCCGCGGCCGCCCTCGAGGACGCCGAGGCGATCGACTGGGTCCCGGTACGCGCCACCGACCGGCTGCGCACCCTGGAGTCGGGCCGGGCCGATCTCACGGTGTGCAACCTGACCTGGACGATGGGCCGTGAGGCCACGGGCGCGGTGCTCTTCGCCGGCATCACCTGCTACGACGGCGAGGGCTTCCTCGTGCGTGCCGCCGACGGGCTGGCCGATCCGGCCGACCTCGCCGGCCGGCGTCTCGCCGTCCACAACGGCTGTACCACCGTGGTCAACCTCGAGTCGTGGTACGGCCCGCTGGGCCTCGAGGTCGAGCCTGTCGGCTTCGACGACCCGGCCGACGCGCTGGCCGCCTACGCCTGTGGGGACTGCGCCGCCTATGTGCTGGACCGTACGGCGCTGGCCGGTGCCCGGGCCTGTCTGCCACGGCCGCAGGACCACCGGATCCTCCCGGTGTCGATCTCCCGGGAGCCCATGGCCGCGGCGGTCCACGAGGCCGACCCGCACTGGTTCCGGCTGGTCCGGTGGGTGCTCCAACTGCTGGTGGCCGCCGAGCACGAGGGCCCGGAGGCCGCGGCCCGTCTGGCGGGCCCCCACGGGCCGTCGGCCGGGCTGGACGAGAAGTGGGCCGACAGGGTCCTGTCCGCGGTCGGGACCTACGGCGACGTCTACGAAAGGAACCTGGGCGCCGCGTCCGGTCTCGACGTGCCCAGGGGGGTGAACGAGCTGTGGACGGCGGGCGGCCTGCACTACGCCGTCCCGCTGCACTGA
- a CDS encoding methylaspartate mutase, whose protein sequence is METDRFTGMVRHARRAGHLVIQSRMGFGELDRMRAGLRAVRDAGPFTAGTVTLDSYTRCHDFTAARRALREHPESLNGFPLIAHGVPAVRSLLEETSSPAFPVQVRHGTPRPLRVLDAMVRAGVDATEGGPVSYCLPYSRVPLGQAVREWSAGCELLARQPVPMHVETFGGCMLGQLCPPSLLVALGVLEAMFFQEHGLMGVSLSYAQQVHPGQDREALAALRRLADERLAGTGHHIVLYTFMGVFPRTADGSRRLLAESVPLAVQGGADRLIVKTPAEAHRIPTIEENAAAIAFARSVADATDANGGPEPTSTGLYEEARALVDATLELGGSIGRCLVAAFARGLLDVPFCLHPDNANRARTTIDARSMLRWSDAGGMPVTAVRDSGPLTARRLTELLTFNRRRFDSPEREPLGSPA, encoded by the coding sequence ATGGAGACCGACCGGTTCACCGGCATGGTGCGCCACGCCCGACGCGCGGGACACCTCGTCATCCAGTCCCGGATGGGCTTCGGTGAACTCGACCGCATGCGCGCCGGACTGCGCGCCGTGCGGGACGCCGGCCCCTTTACGGCCGGCACCGTCACGCTCGACAGCTACACCCGCTGTCACGACTTCACGGCCGCGCGCCGCGCCCTTCGCGAACACCCCGAGAGCCTCAACGGATTCCCGCTCATCGCCCACGGAGTGCCCGCGGTGCGTTCCCTGCTGGAGGAGACGTCCTCGCCCGCGTTCCCGGTCCAGGTCCGCCACGGCACCCCCCGGCCCCTGCGGGTGCTCGACGCCATGGTCCGGGCCGGCGTCGACGCCACGGAGGGCGGGCCCGTCTCGTACTGCCTGCCCTACAGCCGGGTCCCGCTCGGTCAGGCCGTGCGCGAATGGAGCGCCGGCTGCGAACTGCTCGCGAGGCAGCCGGTTCCGATGCACGTGGAGACGTTCGGCGGCTGCATGCTGGGCCAGTTGTGCCCGCCGTCCCTGCTGGTCGCCCTCGGGGTGCTGGAGGCGATGTTCTTCCAGGAGCACGGTCTCATGGGCGTCTCCCTCAGCTACGCCCAGCAGGTGCACCCGGGGCAGGACCGGGAGGCCCTGGCGGCGTTACGGCGCCTCGCCGACGAGCGGCTGGCCGGCACCGGCCACCACATCGTCCTCTACACGTTCATGGGCGTCTTCCCCCGCACCGCCGACGGCAGCCGCCGGCTGCTCGCGGAGAGCGTGCCGCTCGCCGTGCAGGGCGGCGCGGACCGGTTGATCGTCAAGACTCCGGCCGAGGCGCACCGCATCCCCACGATCGAGGAGAACGCGGCGGCGATCGCGTTCGCCCGCTCCGTGGCGGACGCCACCGACGCGAACGGCGGGCCGGAGCCCACGTCCACGGGCCTGTACGAAGAGGCGAGGGCACTCGTCGACGCCACCCTCGAACTGGGCGGCAGCATCGGCCGATGCCTCGTCGCGGCCTTCGCCCGGGGCCTGCTCGATGTGCCCTTCTGCCTCCACCCCGACAACGCCAACCGCGCGCGGACCACCATCGACGCACGGTCCATGCTCCGCTGGAGCGACGCGGGCGGTATGCCCGTGACGGCCGTCCGGGACAGCGGTCCCCTCACCGCACGGCGGCTCACCGAGCTGCTCACCTTCAACCGGCGCCGCTTCGACAGTCCGGAACGCGAACCGCTCGGGAGCCCCGCATGA
- a CDS encoding cobalamin B12-binding domain-containing protein: MNGTASAPGLRVVVSGLSSDAHMWNLVFLQLLLEERGHDVSNLGNVTPDATIIAACRSRRPDLLVISSVNGHGRLDGLRLVRALRATPELAALPVVIGGKLAVDDRDHAEATALLTAAGYDAVFDDAAAGGPDAALARFDDFLGGVVAHRHRSGLTPIRPVPAPAAVGPVTAFPVPGPVTAFPAPRLAVPAGAA, from the coding sequence ATGAACGGCACCGCTTCTGCTCCGGGACTGAGAGTCGTTGTTTCCGGCCTGTCCTCCGACGCCCATATGTGGAACCTTGTCTTCCTTCAGTTGCTGCTGGAGGAACGCGGCCACGACGTCTCGAACCTGGGCAATGTGACGCCCGACGCGACGATCATCGCGGCATGCCGCAGCCGGCGGCCGGACCTGCTCGTCATCAGCAGCGTCAACGGACACGGCCGGCTGGACGGACTGCGCCTCGTCCGCGCTCTGCGCGCCACCCCCGAACTCGCCGCCCTGCCCGTCGTCATCGGCGGGAAACTCGCCGTCGACGACCGCGACCACGCGGAGGCCACCGCGCTGCTGACGGCGGCCGGTTACGACGCGGTGTTCGACGACGCGGCCGCGGGCGGACCCGACGCGGCCCTGGCGCGCTTCGACGACTTCCTCGGCGGCGTCGTCGCCCACCGGCACCGCTCCGGCCTCACGCCGATCCGCCCCGTGCCCGCTCCCGCGGCGGTCGGCCCCGTGACGGCGTTCCCCGTGCCCGGTCCCGTGACGGCGTTCCCCGCGCCCCGGCTCGCCGTTCCGGCGGGGGCGGCGTGA
- a CDS encoding helix-turn-helix transcriptional regulator, whose amino-acid sequence MSSTPEEGKHTPERGTAVPSDELTPQDIDVYRQLLETSPDAEESARRLGLSHDQVAESVKRLTARRLLRPDGPGRHEALSPAVAAAALTAACHTRVHELVRLIDTTRRELGPLGSAYEAHRRQELDGTTTELFTDGDAVRHRLADLSAQVRRSVLTAHPTLGSPETLRAALDLDRGLLDRGVRYRTVVPHTARRQREALQHVRRLGRLGAQVRTAAVIPGRMILLDDTFAFVSTGSGGAALLRDPVAVGFLSVIFDHIWEHARTVGGGSHDDTVFEDVELEILRHLERGRSDEFMSRRLGISTRTLSRYLAGMCEKLQVDTRFQLGMAAARLGLTGDGREPDTEG is encoded by the coding sequence GTGAGCAGCACACCGGAAGAAGGGAAACACACACCGGAACGGGGGACCGCCGTGCCGTCGGACGAACTCACGCCCCAGGACATCGACGTCTACCGGCAGTTGCTGGAGACGTCCCCGGACGCGGAGGAGAGCGCGCGGCGGCTCGGGCTCTCCCACGACCAGGTCGCCGAGTCCGTGAAGCGGCTCACGGCCCGCCGGCTGCTCCGCCCGGACGGCCCCGGCCGACACGAGGCGCTCTCCCCGGCCGTCGCCGCCGCCGCGCTCACCGCCGCCTGCCACACGCGGGTGCACGAACTGGTGCGGCTGATCGACACCACCCGCCGTGAACTGGGGCCGCTGGGCTCGGCGTACGAGGCGCACCGGCGGCAGGAGCTCGACGGCACCACGACCGAGCTGTTCACCGACGGCGACGCCGTACGGCACCGGCTCGCCGACCTGTCCGCGCAGGTGCGCCGCAGCGTGCTCACCGCCCACCCCACACTGGGCAGCCCCGAGACGCTGCGCGCCGCCCTGGACCTCGACCGCGGACTCCTCGATCGCGGTGTGCGGTACCGGACGGTGGTGCCGCACACCGCTCGCCGGCAGCGCGAGGCACTGCAGCACGTCAGGCGCCTCGGCCGGCTGGGGGCCCAGGTGCGCACCGCCGCCGTGATACCCGGCAGGATGATCCTGCTCGACGACACCTTCGCGTTCGTGTCCACGGGCTCGGGCGGTGCCGCACTGCTCCGCGATCCGGTCGCGGTCGGCTTTCTGTCGGTGATTTTCGACCACATCTGGGAACACGCCAGAACGGTCGGCGGCGGAAGTCACGACGACACGGTCTTCGAAGACGTGGAACTGGAAATTCTGCGCCACCTGGAGCGGGGAAGATCCGACGAGTTCATGTCCCGCAGGCTGGGTATCTCCACCCGGACGCTGAGCCGTTACCTCGCCGGAATGTGCGAAAAGCTCCAGGTGGACACCCGTTTCCAACTGGGCATGGCAGCGGCCAGACTTGGCCTCACGGGCGACGGCCGGGAGCCGGACACCGAGGGATAG